Genomic segment of Poecile atricapillus isolate bPoeAtr1 chromosome 8, bPoeAtr1.hap1, whole genome shotgun sequence:
GAATAGAAGAGTCCTGAGAGCTGAACAACAGTGTGATACCACAGTTCATGAGCTGTGGACAGAGATTTTTTGTTCTTCATAACTGatttttgaagcttttttttttccaggacaaTGTACCAGCatatccttttccttttcctcctctcctgcagtCCCCATAAATGCCAAGATCAAATCCTGGGTGAAGATCCATATGAAATGCCCAAAGACTACCAGGAGGTCTACAGAGGAACAAAAAATGATGTCAAAGAGATCCCAAAGATTGCAAAGCCCTTTGTTTCTGAGATGATCTTTGTGCAGACCAGCATCACTGCTATCAGGAAAGGTGCCTTCAGGTACATGCCCAACCTAACCAAGATTTTGTTCATTGGCAACAAGATCAAGACTGTTGAACCTGGATCCTTTGATAATTTGGACAAGTTGAGGGACTTGGACATCTCTGGTGCCTCATTAGAAAAACTATCTGTGGGCACTTTCCAAAACCTCCCAAGTTTACAGAGGCTGGAGCTGAGAGACAGCCAGCTCAGATCCATCCCCAAAGGCCTGTTTGATGGGCTGGAAAGTTTGGGAGAGCTCTCCCTGCACATCAATGCAATCCCTTCTCTTCCAGAAGGCATTTTTGATTCTCTTGTCAATCTCACTTTTTTGGACCTGTCTAGAAATAGGATCACAGCTCTTCCTGGGAATGCCTTTAGCAAACTCACCCAGCTGCAAGTCCTCCGGCTGTATGAGAATGAGTTGCAGCACCTCCCAGAGGGACTGCTGGACagtcagctggagctgctggagctcagcctccAGAGGAACAGGCTTAGGGCACTGCCATCCATGCTTCTGAGGAGCCTGCCTCACCTGGAGAAACTCTTCTTGGACAACAACCTCATCAGGGTTCTCCCACCTCAGGGCTTTTTTGGTTTAAACAAACTGAAGTTGCTGACTCTGGGCTCAAACCATATTATGGAGcttccctgctgcctttttGACACCATGCCACACTTGCGGGAGCTGGATCTGGGCAGGAACAGTTTGGCCACACTTCCAGATGGCATCTTTGTCAATCTCACATCCCTTGGCAAACTCATCTTGTCCCACAACCAGCTATCTGCCCTGCCAAGAGGAGCCTTCACAGGGCTCAGCAAGCTCTTGGACCTCCAGCTGGACACAAAtcagctctctgctctggatGAAGAGGTCTTTGCTTCTCTCCCAAATCTGAAAACCCTCAACCTTCGAAAGAACCAGCTGGAGAGTGTTCCCCAAGGGCTCCTAGACCCTCTGAAGAAGCTCAGCTCAGTGTATTTGAGCGGTAACCCATGGAGATGTGACTGCAACCTCTGCTACCTGCACGGCTGGATCCTGCACAACAAGGAGAAGGTCAAATTGTCCACCCAAGTCTCCTGCAAGAGCCCACCCCACCTGGCAGGGCAAGAAGTAACATTGCTGAGGGACGAACACCTGATTTGTCCAGGCACTCTGCCCTTTAACTCCACACCATCACAAAGGACAGCAACGTTCCTGTCACATGGAGCCATGTCCACAGCAGCACCAACCATGCTGTCACTGGCATCCTTTCCCATCAGGACACTGCCAAACACTCTTTCACCTGTGGTCACCTCTGCTGTGTTGCCAACCATGCCAATGGAGGTTGCCTTCACCACTCTGTCACCAACCAAGCCACCTAAGGCCTTTGTCACCACCCCAccaccagctgtgctgcagaagaCCTTTGGTGCCAGCCAATCAATAACCAATAAGCCCATGGCCTCCATCACCATGCCATCAACAACCAGTGTGCCCAGGTCCTTCATCACCACACCATCACCAACTGTGCTACCAAAAGCCTTCATCAGCACCTcatctccagctgtgctgccagaGATCTCCATTACAACCTCATCTCCAAAGGCCTCCACTGCCACACCATCATCATCAGCTGAGATGCCCAAGGCTTCCATCACCACACCATCATCAGCTATTTCAACTTCAGCCATTGTAAGGCTACAGTCTCCTGGGGCCACCCACCCAGACCCTGTGCCACCTGCTCTAGCTGCTGCCACCACACAGGTGCCAACAAGCCCACTGGCAGCCACCACCAGACAAGAGCCTCCTGCTCTCTCAGTGCCCAGGGAGAAGCCAGCCACCATCCCACAGGGAACACCCATAGCCCCCCTTGTCTCAGCTTCCTCCGTGGCACTCTGGCCatcccccagggctgctgctctgggcacagtCCCACTGGCCTCACATTCACCATCGCACCGTGCTCCTGCGCCAGGCAGGGAATGGGGCTATTCCACCACGTGTGACCTGTCCACAGCTGGTGCCCAGCCCACCCCCACTGCCCCCCAACACGCTCCTGCTCCGGCAGGCACTGTCCTGCTCCCAACACCTCCCGTCCCCACACTATCAGACAGCATgagcccctgcccagcctctcCACCCCTGGTCCCCAGCAGCCATCGTGCCTGGGGCTCATCCCTATGGGCCAGCCCATGGCAGTGCCAGGTGTCCCTGGCCTTGGGGGTGGccgtgctggcactgcaggcaGCCTGCACACTGCTGGGGGGGGTGGTCGCATTCCTTCTTCACCAGGACACGCGCCACCAACCCGGGCCACCCGTACGGCTGCTGAGCCTTCAGGCGCTGGCTGCTCCGGGGACCGCTGAGCCAGCCCCGGCACCACCTTGAGCTTTGCTGTCCCTGTATGACCTGGGCTGTGCCATTTGTCCTCCTTTGGGGTCTGCAGCCGTGCTGGCCGCGGGGTGCGCTGTCCCTGGGATGGGGGTCCCGGCACCCAGGCCGATCCCAGTGCAGGGGCTCCCCGCAGCCGGGCTGGTTTGGGATGACTCCTGGCGATGCTGGGAGCCTGCGAGCCTATGCGCGGTGTCCCTGCCTGACGGCCCTTCTGCCAAGGGACACTAGATGGCATCCCGACACCGGCAGTGGCTGCCACCGCCTGACCGCGGCCACCGAAACGCCGGAGCCCCCGCACCGCGGACATGGCCGCTTCTTGGCCATGGTCAGGAGCCCCTACCCGAATCTCCTCACATCCCTGGAAGGTGCTCGCAGACCTTGGGGAAAGATATCACAAGACTTCCTGCCCTGCACCCCGTTCTCTCCTCTGTGCCGCGCTACAGGATGTATCAGTGTCTGTGCCACCATCATACACAGatctcttctcctctccctctccctttcctcctccctgaTATTAAAGCCTGCTCTGCATGTCTGATGggctggtgaaaagactgttaTCCTGGGGCTTTTCTTGCCATGACCTGCTGAGGGGGATTCCTGTTGCTTGCTGGAGTGTGGGGTCCCCACTGAGTGCTGGGGTAGGACCAGGGCTAACCCTCCACAGACTCTGGCACTGTGAGACAATAGATAAGCTTTTCTTCCCACTCTTAAATGTCAtgtcccccaaaacccccttgtggtgctgcccagcccctctggaAGAGTGATGTTTCAGCATGGCTGGCCATGTGCTTCTTTACCATAAGCTCACCTGGTGctgagccctggctgcagggtgGGAACAGGTCTCTTGGGAAACTTGGGAGGAAGGGTTGATGAGAGCCTTCACCTCGGCAGTCCTGGGCTCCTGCCAGGCCCAGGGAAGTGCCAAACTTAAACAAAAGTGGCTGTTCCTCTGTGGTTTCTGCCGTCACAGAAAGTGTTGAAACCTTTCCTGAGAAGCTTTATTCCGGGAGAATTTGAGCCGATGAACACAGGGGTTGTTCCCTTGATTCAGGTCTCTAggtacctttttttttgctttagctTCAGTGTTGATTTTGCCCTGTGCACGGCAAGCTGCTCCCAAATTTGATCACAGTTTCTGCAGGGTTGTAGGTGTCTGTCTTCAACTCCTTGCCATTGCTGCTGGTGCCTGCTCAGTCTTGTCCTGCCTTTGGCTGCCCTTCCCCAATTGTGTGGCATAGGGGCTGCCTGGCatggaggtgtccagggaaagAGTCCCAGAAAAGCAATAGTCTGGACATGTGTTTCACAAGAAAAAGTGGGAAAGCCACTCGGAAACCTCCTGGCCAGTGAGCCCTGAGCACCCCAGTTCCCCTGCCCGGTGCAAGACCAGGAGAGGGGGAAGAGGCTTTGTGCTAGAGTGTGTGTCTGCAGCTATGCATTAGGGACCTGGATATACATCCTTGCTGAGAACCTGTGCAGTGTTACAGgcccttcagctgctccttgaAGTCCTGCTGACGGCTGTGAAATACGGGAGGCGAGCGTGGGGCAGCACATCTGGGCGGGATGGAGCGAGCAGCGCCGGGGCCATGGCTGGCACAGCAGGTAATGAGATACAGATGAGGGGGAGGGAAGTGTTTTTTCTGGCAATCCAGATGGACTCGGTTTAATACTTGATTTAGAGGGTTTGAAAGCGGGGCCCGGCTGCTGGGGAACAGACCCCAAGCACTTCCCAAggtggtggggggggggggtctctgcTGGCTTTTCAGATATTTAATGGCCCAGCACAGTCTAAACAGGGAAGTACTTCGGGGTGAGATTAGCACAACATAATCACATCTTAAAAGGTCTTCAGAGACACAAGGCACGTCCGCTCTCATATTAATTACTGGTTATTAATAAAGCTGGGGTCAGGCATGAGGTGTTCACTCTGGAGCGTGCTGGTTCCCTCTTTGCAGTATCTGAACGTAACCCAAAGCCCTGCAGCCTCCACCTGTGCCCATCCGGCTCTGGAAGCCAAATGGCTGACATTCCTACAGCtgcttttaaaactaatttgCCCCATAATACCCCGAAAAGGCCACATCTCTCTAAGTGGCCAGAACACCTCTAAGTGCTTCAGAGTGCTGTAAAATAATAACAGCCAAGGGTGTTCTCAGCACGGGAATTTCCTGCTATGATCGATTAGTAATTTGCAATGAAAATACAGTGTGCATGttcccagggccaggctggtgCAGCTGGCTCACAGGGAAGAGTCAGCTCCCTCCACCACTTCAGGGCCAGCCCCTGGAGGGTTACggctgggctgggaggaatTAGCAGCTGTTCCCATTTGCCCCTGTTGGCCCCAGTGTACTCCAGGAGGGAAGGAGCTTAGAGGGATGCAGGGCGTCCTGGGGGCGATGTGcctgagcagcctgtggggCAGCACCCTGGGGTTTCCTGCTTGCTGAGCAAGAGCTGCCAGAGAGCACATGGAGATGGGGCAGAGCATGGACATCTGCACCAGGGAGATCAGTGTTTGCTGATTCAGGGCTACAGCTCGCTGCAATGAAGGTGTGTGGCTGCGGCAGGTGCTGTGGAGTGCAGAGTCCCTGGCACACCTTCTCCACTCTGGGCTGTGGGCAGCCCAGGCATCCCTTTGCAGCACACCACTGCACTGGGTAGTGGTCAGTAGTTTTTAACCTGTGAATTTCTCTGGTTTCTCTAAACTCAGGTAAGACCAACATACCCATGTGGTGAAGAGTGCCCAGGATTGCCCATGCACTGAACGAGGCATCACCTTGCTTTGCTCTTCCTCTGCTTGCTGCTCCTTGCACAGGATGCCTCTGGCtcttgttttggaaaaaaacagttgAGTATCCCCATGTGGCATCTCCAGGCTGCTCATGACACTCTATACCTCTTCCCAGTTGCTGTGACTGCCTGGCATCCTCACAGCCTCAGGTGACCAACAGTTAGAAGCAGAGACAGGAGACATTCATGTGTGTCCTTGAGTGGTGCTGGGACCAGGGGACTCCAGCATGGCCTGGgagtcctgcagctgctgctgctggctccctccctgccctgtgcaaGTGAGACGTGGCTCCCACAGCACTGTCACATGCTGCAGCACTGACCTGTAACCCTCTGCATGtcagccctgccaggagccaCCCATGCTGTGGGTGTGGTGGCCTGTCCCTGCCACCTGCTTCAGTTCCCTTTCCTGTCCCTGGGGAATGGGCAGGAAGGGGGCTCACAAGCAAAACTCTTTCTTGTGGCTCATGGGGAGGGGGGCAATGAACACCTGCATGAGGGGGATTTGCACTATAACCCACACAAGGAGCAAGCCTGGGCTATGGTGTGCAAGTCTCACTGCTGGCTTGTGATGGGATCCCAGCTTGTGGCCACGCTGCCACAGCTTCCTCCCTGCGTGCCTGCCTCATGTGCTGGTCCCAGACATGTGccgagctgtgctgggagcagtgtCCCAAAAGCTGCTGGTGTGGTTTGAGAGGCATGGCGAGCTTGGGGCTGACTCTTCTgtgtgctgtgggcagagcaaGAAGGAGCTGGTTTGACATCGTTCtgtaggagcagggagatgctGGCAATGCCactggagggatgggatgggcaaCATAGGAGCTGCAGGTTGAGGACACGAGCTGGGGCAGCTCCCTGTCAgaggaagcagctgctgggatCAGCCTCAGGTGCAGCTGCACAGGCATGTGCAGCACTCATCCATCCCCTATTGCAGTCAGCAGAGATGGCTTGTGGGCTGGCAGCCAGTGCTCAGtgtgctgctgtgcctcccCGATGCTGGTGATGGTTTTGAACACCAGCACCACTCCTCTGTGTGTCCTCTGGATGGTTTGTATGTTTCCCTCTCCATCCTTCGCATTCTGCATCCCTCTCCACACCCACTCACAGTACCCATCCAGCCACGTCAGGCTGTCTCTTGCAGGAAGCCCAGTGAGACACATGGGGCAAGAGCTGAACTGGGACATTCCTTCATTGCTTTGCCCTTGGCATCTCCCACCCCTACTGCAGCAGGGGGCTGACTTCCCCAGGGGCAGATGGGGCAGCAAGAGGACACACAGCAGGAGGGATGAGGCTCAAGCAAATGTGGGGCTGAGACTCCTGGCATTCTCATCCTCATACCTTGGGCTGTCCAGGCTTTTATTCAGGGTTTGGGCAGGGCATGAGAGCAAGGGCAAGAAAAACAAGCTGTTGCATCCTCCCTTGGGCAGCGAGAGAGCCCGGAGGGGCGGAAGTTCCTGTTTGTTTAAGGTGCAAACAAGTGCTGTTAATCTGCTGCCTGTTTGTATTTCTTTAGAGCTCCTGAGTGTGGGGGGAGCGGAGCTGGGGTCTCCCCTTTGTGCGGGGGCAGGGTCAGGCTATTGGAAGTGGAGGTGAGAAAACACAGAGGGGCAGCTGGAACCTGCTTTGGgagggaaagatttttttcGGCTATTTATGGTAATTAGTGGGAAACGTTCCTCAAGCGTTTCAGATGATTCTGTAATGAAGTTGGGTCGAATGTTTCCACTTTGTTCCCCTGGAACCATTAAAAATCCCCCTTCTTTGGCTGTCTTAATGCAATGCTGAAAAGGCACAATGGCATGAAAGTGGCTCTGGGCAGGGCGGCACGCCTCCCGCCCCTCCAGATAGAGCCCTTCAGAGCCCAGATTTTCTGGGTTATAAACCTCAGCACTTGTAATGTTTGTGCAGAAGCTGCTGTGGATCCTGCGTCCAGAGCTCCTTCGCATCCCTGCTGCCAGTCTGTGTGTGAGCAACACTGAGACTGGTGTGCTCAGAGGGAGCAAAGgccagcacaaacacagcagagTGACAAAGGGCAGGCACAGACAGAAGATTCCATCACTCCACTGTTACAGAAAAGCTATTTTCTGCCCGTGGTTGTGCTGGGAGTTTGCTGGGGTGAAATGCTGCACTGGGACAGGATCAGGCTCCATTCAGGGGAAAATGTGGGGGCCCAGCCCAAAGGAAAGTCCTGCTGAGCCAGTGCTGTTCTAGGCCAgatcctgccctgcctgctgggccaggcagcacccaggcaccagcacagagcAAGGGGTCTGAAATCCAGCCATGACCCTCCAGGTGAATCATGAGCAGTCTGCAAGAGCTGGCTCAGTCTCCTCTTGCTTTTAGCAGTGGAAGGCTTTTCCAGCCTAtgtgatgaaaagaaaatccaccTGCCTGATCTCACACATCTATCAGCACTATTTCCCCAGGGATGATGTGTAAAGCTAATGGGAGCTCTCCTGCTAAAGCTgtgataaaaagagaaaatggcaAGAGCTTTTAGCATACTGGTGGGGGCTGAATGTGATGGATTTTTGCCTCCCCATCAATATTCGCATGTGGATTCCAGTCGAGCTCAATGTCCTAGGCTGAGCACGGGGCTGCAGCAGGCGGGGGGGAGCTGCTCCCCTCCTACTCCTCTTTTGGCTGGGCAAGGGCAGCTGGGGAGTGCTTGGGCACCCAGTGTGGGCATCCAGCATTGGcacagtcctgcagctctgtggggcaggagggagccaTGCCTGCTAGCCAGGCAGCTTCCCTCCCCAACCACAGGCAGTGTCTTTCAGATAGTGACTGCTAACTGGGAACACATCACCCTTAATGCCCACCCCCTGCCccatggctgaagccagcatgCCCCACTAAGGTACTAAATCATCCAGCTGTGGAGGAAAggctccccaggagctgccccatccctctgcctcgccTGCCCCTCCCATAATCAAGAAGTCATATCAGTCCCCTTCACTCCTTTCAATGGAGAAAAATTTGCAAACAAATTCCTGCCAGCAGGACTTTCAAGCTCTCCTGCATGGTGGGATAAAGACACCTGTCAcctctgccctgtccccagcaccagcTGGTGCTGGGAGCACGGCTGGGGAGCTCCATGCTCTCCACAGGGCTGGTGACTCCAGGCAGggtgggaatgggctgggagggctctcAGGAAGAGCAGAAGGGCTTCAGTTTTCCCTGAGATAATGCATGGCCCgcagtgacagggtgacacagtGAGCCCTGCTGTGAATTAGCTGGAGTCCTTACCTCGGGTTTCTGTTAGGGCAGGTCCTGAAGCACCACTTGAATTATGATGCCTTTGGCAGTCCCCATGTCTGTACCGCCAAtctttttttgtggaaaaatcTCAATATACACAGTAGATTTTCTGTGGGAGCTGAGGTACTGGCACTGAGGTGAGTATCTGGATGGTGTATGTCTGCAGGCAAGGGTAGCAGGTCCTGGGCAAACCGCAGTGTGTTCTGAGATGGGGGTTTCAGTGCAGGTTGCTGCCTGCACCATGCTTTAAGCCTCCACACACAAACGGCTCTCTTGGCAAAGTTTGCAGTGGGAAACCAGCTATCTCAGTGTATAGAAGTGATGATATGAAGCCCCATGGAATGTGGCAAGCCTGTGGCTTCCTGAGCACACCGCAGCTCTGGCCAAGACTCTGGCAAGCGTGTTTGATGGACCAGGTACCTCTGGTACCACCCTGCCAGCACATCTCCACcccttccccctgctccccccccAGGTCTGGCGATTGCTTTCCAATGAATTATTTACATAAGTTCTCAGCAGCGGCTGGAGACAAAACCTCAGGTACGGAGCAGCAGCATGCTCCTGACCTTTCCCACCGCCGGACAAACGGAGCCAGCAGCACGAGGCGGGCACACAAAGGCGCTGCGCCGGCCGGAGCGCTGACCCCGCTGTGCCACAGCTACCTGCTGCTCTGCCACAATGGCCCCGCGCCCCGGCCGGCCTGCCGGGGCGATGAAAAAGGGCCCGAGATAATAATGAGCCTGACTACCACTGCTCTCTTCAGAGAACTGAGTCAACTCCTTGGGaagaaagggggggaaaaaaaaagaagcagaaaaaaaaaagaaaaagaaaaacccttctTGGATAATAAAGAAGTAACAAATGAAGACTGAAAGCCTATAGAAGGCGTCTTAAcccagtgaagaaaaaaaatgtcaacaTCTGTGGAGCTGTCTGCAAAAACAGACCAAACCCCTAATGAATACCCTCTAGAAAAGACATTCACTCGAGGAAAGGCAAAAGGCTACATTTTTCTATGGAGGTATAAAGATTTTGATGAATCTGccctttccctttccagtgCAGTTGAACCAAGCACTAATGTTCATCTTCAGCTGTATTAAAGAGTATggaggggggcacaggggggaaGAGTCTTGATCTGAAAGCTTATGGGGAGGGTGGATTTAGGGAGCCTGGATAGACATCTGAGCACTaaagcaaggaagaaaagcaacagGCATTAGAGAAAATACTGTTTAACAAGAGTTTCCTTAGTCAACCCATTTGAGCAGAGATTGGTGCACCATAAACGTAATCCTCTTAGTGCTGACTTAAACGTGTTTGTACAAAACAGGGAAATATAATATGAATGTAATAGTCACGTTTGCTAAAATGcttaataaaaagacaaaagtcCTTTATTTTGATCTTCAGATCCGGTGTGGGCTTGGGGCACAGCAGATGTTTTCTCAGAAAtctgtttgaaaaaaaagagaaagaaataaagaatatgGTTGTGTCCTGGCTGGCTGTGTCACACGGCACCTCAGCAGCTTCCTGGGTTGGTCTCTGGAGAAGGCAGCCCTTGCCTAAGGAGCCCCCAGGCTCTCCAGAGTGCAAGGGGAACCACTGGGGGTTGAACCTAAAAACACTTGGTGGGGAGTGCTTGGTAAGGCAGGTTTCAGGTGAGGGGGCACAGGCAATTTTCTTTGCTGTGTCCAGAAGCTTTGCTGGGGAAAAGAGAACTAAGGAGTAGTCCCCAACTGGAAGTGTTGCAGACAGAGTCAGACTCAGACCCAGCCAGAGCTGTTGTGGAGGGACCATTTGTTGTGAGGTTGTCCTCAGGTGCATCCCACCTTGTGTTACAGATGCAGCAGGAAAACCTATGGGTGGAGTTATTGTAATCACCATCCTAACATCTACATTAATCACAGAGGAATTTGAAAGACATGAACAAAATGTTGCATgttctttctctatttttttttctgttctgtagaACAATTGAAATCATAGAAAATACAAAACTGGAATGGCAATATTTGGGCTTGATGTTGCTTGATAAATGTCTACTTAACATTAGCCAGTACAACTGTACAGCATCAACACTAATTGAAAGCCAGAAACCAgtaaaataatgtgttttccTCAGTGTTTCTCACACAGATATCATCTTTCCCCAGGAGACTGGGGACAACATAGGAAACTATGGCTCCCCCTTGGGCCAGCCTGGGTGGGTGCTGGTGTTTAGTGGCTTAGAGGACTTGGGTCAAATCTTGAATCAATGCCAGGGTTTGTGCCACAAGTTTTGGTCATGCCACGATGCCCCTGTGATGCCACCTTCTGGAGATGAAGGGGTgagatggggacagggctgctTGCTTTCTGCTGCAGCAAATGTCAGTGCAAACTAGGTAAAACTTGTTTCCTGAAGAAAATTTCCACtctaataagaaaataaatgcccCAGCAGTTTTGGAAGCACATCAGATATTTTCTGGTATGGCCCACAATGTGTACAACGAATGCAAGGCATTTTCTGTGGAGAGCAGATATTTTCCACAATAAcaacatatttttgtttaaaaaaaaaaaaatcatccattCTCTCAAttaagaagaaaggaaaaaaaaaggctttgaaaGCAGACAGTTTCTGACTGCCAGGGTCCTGTGCTTGGGCACTGCAGGAGCaagcagggatggagcacagCAGTGGAGAGGAGCCTGGGGGTGGGAGGGTGAGGTGGGTTGGCACCTGTGCCTGGCTCCTGTTAGTGGGTATGTGCAAAGGTTTGATGCCATGGGGTTCAGGTGCCTGGCATTAACCATCACCCTCTCTGTCACTCGTCACCAGGTGGGGAGTGTGACAGGTTCTGTGTTTCCCACCAGACACCTGCTTGGAAGGTCTGCCATGGCCACCAAGACAggtggcagctccagggagaaaACAGGGGCATTCGGAGCCAGACTAGAGGGAACATGCCTCTAATGAAGTTCATCCAGGTCTGTGCAGCCAGATGGTGATGGCTGGTAAGCTCTGGTGCTGGTCTTGAAGAATCAGTCTTGGTTTAGGTGTGAACTAGTGAAAAAAGACTTAAACCAGCTgacctgctgcctgcagagcatgGATACATTTTTGATAATGGGAAAATAGGAAATGTATGAATTTTTACGGTCCactatcactttttttttggaGGCTGCTTCTGTGACTAAGAGAAAATTAAGCATGAGTGGCTTTTCCACTGGGCAAGGAAGTTCTTGGTGCTCAGGGCTTCTCCTTCGGACAGCAGTGTCCTTGTTCTCCTCTGGGCAGCAAATCCCATGTGTCACATCTTCCCAGGTGCCACAGGAGGCAGAGAATGTGCTCGAGCAAGACAGAGCAAAGTCCATCAAAACAGAGCCGAGGAGCCAGCAGTAACTCGCCGTTTCCCTGACACCCCTTGCAGCCGGGTCTGCATTTCTCAGGAGGCGGGCAGGGTGTGCAGCCCCATGTCAGGGAGCAGGGGGGCCGAGCACCGGCCAGTCGGGTCCGGGGCACATAAATGCAAAGGGCTGAAaagcacagcagccctgggggcagGGGTAGCCTATCCTTTGTGCCGCCCCCTGCTTCCTCCCACGtctgctttgtttctctctctaTTATCCCACTGGTGACAGCAGAGcctccaaaccctgctctgtTTCCTTCCGGCACACCTGGTTCCCGAGCCTCATGTGCTAAAGGCACATCTCTTCACCAGCAGCGTCGTTACTGTAACGGGAACAAGGCGGTTTACAGCCCAATAAACCCCAGGTCCTTCTGTGCAGGCTCCCCTTACGTGATGCTAATGCTTACAAGATGTGCAGCGCTgcgggacagccccgggagccAACGCCCAGCGAATGGCTCGTGTTTTACATCGCTCCGCGGCCGCAGCCTTTGCTAATTAATCCCAGGGACGAGCCCTGTGCTCTCGGCAGCCGCGGGCCGTCAGTGCCCATTGCGGCTCCCGGCTCTGTCCCGCCCGGGGTGGGGGTCCCCGGCCGCCGCCCACCCTCGGTGCCCGCTGTCGCCCGAAGCTCGGGgatgctggagatgctgggggtgctggggatgctgggggtgctggagatgctggagatgctgggggtgctgggggtgctggagatgctggggatgctgggggtgctgggggtgctgggggtgctggggatgctggaggtgctggggatgctggggatgctgggggtgctggaggtgctgggggtgctggagatgctggagatgctggggatgctgggggtgctggagatgctggagatgctgggggtgctgggggtgctggagatgctggagatgctggggatgctgggggtgctgggggtgctggggatgctggggatgctggggatgctggagatgctggggaTGTTTATAGCCCAGGGCCGGCCGCGGCTCGGCGGGATGCCCGGGCACCGGGGGAAGCGCGGCATTGTCTGGCAGCGGCGTTGTGATCACACACTGCGTCTA
This window contains:
- the LOC131581445 gene encoding uncharacterized protein LOC131581445 isoform X1, whose amino-acid sequence is MRPPSGVLTPGLAWLAPLAELICKRSAKTMYQHILFLFLLSCSPHKCQDQILGEDPYEMPKDYQEVYRGTKNDVKEIPKIAKPFVSEMIFVQTSITAIRKGAFRYMPNLTKILFIGNKIKTVEPGSFDNLDKLRDLDISGASLEKLSVGTFQNLPSLQRLELRDSQLRSIPKGLFDGLESLGELSLHINAIPSLPEGIFDSLVNLTFLDLSRNRITALPGNAFSKLTQLQVLRLYENELQHLPEGLLDSQLELLELSLQRNRLRALPSMLLRSLPHLEKLFLDNNLIRVLPPQGFFGLNKLKLLTLGSNHIMELPCCLFDTMPHLRELDLGRNSLATLPDGIFVNLTSLGKLILSHNQLSALPRGAFTGLSKLLDLQLDTNQLSALDEEVFASLPNLKTLNLRKNQLESVPQGLLDPLKKLSSVYLSGNPWRCDCNLCYLHGWILHNKEKVKLSTQVSCKSPPHLAGQEVTLLRDEHLICPGTLPFNSTPSQRTATFLSHGAMSTAAPTMLSLASFPIRTLPNTLSPVVTSAVLPTMPMEVAFTTLSPTKPPKAFVTTPPPAVLQKTFGASQSITNKPMASITMPSTTSVPRSFITTPSPTVLPKAFISTSSPAVLPEISITTSSPKASTATPSSSAEMPKASITTPSSAISTSAIVRLQSPGATHPDPVPPALAAATTQVPTSPLAATTRQEPPALSVPREKPATIPQGTPIAPLVSASSVALWPSPRAAALGTVPLASHSPSHRAPAPGREWGYSTTCDLSTAGAQPTPTAPQHAPAPAGTVLLPTPPVPTLSDSMSPCPASPPLVPSSHRAWGSSLWASPWQCQVSLALGVAVLALQAACTLLGGVVAFLLHQDTRHQPGPPVRLLSLQALAAPGTAEPAPAPP
- the LOC131581445 gene encoding carboxypeptidase N subunit 2-like isoform X2, whose product is MRPPSGVLTPGLAWLAPLAELICKRSANPHKCQDQILGEDPYEMPKDYQEVYRGTKNDVKEIPKIAKPFVSEMIFVQTSITAIRKGAFRYMPNLTKILFIGNKIKTVEPGSFDNLDKLRDLDISGASLEKLSVGTFQNLPSLQRLELRDSQLRSIPKGLFDGLESLGELSLHINAIPSLPEGIFDSLVNLTFLDLSRNRITALPGNAFSKLTQLQVLRLYENELQHLPEGLLDSQLELLELSLQRNRLRALPSMLLRSLPHLEKLFLDNNLIRVLPPQGFFGLNKLKLLTLGSNHIMELPCCLFDTMPHLRELDLGRNSLATLPDGIFVNLTSLGKLILSHNQLSALPRGAFTGLSKLLDLQLDTNQLSALDEEVFASLPNLKTLNLRKNQLESVPQGLLDPLKKLSSVYLSGNPWRCDCNLCYLHGWILHNKEKVKLSTQVSCKSPPHLAGQEVTLLRDEHLICPGTLPFNSTPSQRTATFLSHGAMSTAAPTMLSLASFPIRTLPNTLSPVVTSAVLPTMPMEVAFTTLSPTKPPKAFVTTPPPAVLQKTFGASQSITNKPMASITMPSTTSVPRSFITTPSPTVLPKAFISTSSPAVLPEISITTSSPKASTATPSSSAEMPKASITTPSSAISTSAIVRLQSPGATHPDPVPPALAAATTQVPTSPLAATTRQEPPALSVPREKPATIPQGTPIAPLVSASSVALWPSPRAAALGTVPLASHSPSHRAPAPGREWGYSTTCDLSTAGAQPTPTAPQHAPAPAGTVLLPTPPVPTLSDSMSPCPASPPLVPSSHRAWGSSLWASPWQCQVSLALGVAVLALQAACTLLGGVVAFLLHQDTRHQPGPPVRLLSLQALAAPGTAEPAPAPP